One window from the genome of Thalassospira xiamenensis M-5 = DSM 17429 encodes:
- the trbL gene encoding P-type conjugative transfer protein TrbL, with protein MDDLGIIDRFMEVFGRYIDSGFGLLSGDVGFLTSILIGIDITLAGLFWALGGEDNILARLIRKVLYVGTFALILNNFQALTGIIYASFAGLGLQTVPGSLTADDLLRPGKIAATGYEAAWPLIAQVGNLVGIPDLFVNALTIFVLLLAWFLVIIAFFILSIQLFITVLEFKLTALAGFVLVPFALWNKTAFLAERVLGNVISSGVKVMVLAVIVGIGSTLFTSFTNALQGQEPDMAAAMSMVLGALALLGLGIFGPGIASGLVSGAPQLGAGAALGTAGAAAGATLLVGGAALSGVGAVAGGGLVALRAATALGAGVTTSFQVGRAASGASGLAGTAAGMGGVARAAGGKASQTVRSVSDRAVKTLKLEAEKGRAAAWAATGGAPAGSASFRASNSNSATAPYWARRLRHEQNMRAHRHSTAQAVRDGDRPGSGANPSLDEKGE; from the coding sequence ATGGATGACCTTGGCATCATTGATCGCTTCATGGAGGTGTTTGGCCGCTATATCGATAGCGGCTTCGGCCTGCTATCGGGCGATGTCGGGTTTCTGACCTCCATCCTGATCGGGATTGATATCACACTGGCCGGTCTGTTCTGGGCGCTGGGTGGCGAGGACAATATTCTCGCCCGCCTGATCCGCAAAGTGCTCTATGTCGGGACCTTCGCGCTGATCCTCAATAATTTCCAAGCCCTGACCGGGATCATCTATGCCTCATTTGCCGGGCTGGGGTTGCAAACCGTACCGGGAAGCCTGACCGCAGACGATCTGTTGCGGCCGGGCAAGATTGCTGCAACCGGCTATGAAGCAGCCTGGCCGTTGATCGCGCAGGTCGGCAACCTGGTCGGCATTCCCGATCTCTTCGTCAATGCCCTGACCATCTTCGTACTGTTGCTGGCCTGGTTCCTGGTGATCATCGCTTTCTTCATCCTCTCGATCCAGCTCTTCATCACGGTGCTTGAGTTCAAGCTGACAGCACTTGCCGGGTTCGTATTGGTTCCGTTCGCGCTGTGGAACAAGACGGCCTTTCTGGCCGAACGCGTACTTGGCAATGTCATCTCGTCGGGCGTGAAAGTCATGGTACTCGCCGTGATTGTCGGGATCGGTTCCACCCTGTTTACAAGTTTTACCAATGCCCTTCAGGGACAGGAACCCGACATGGCCGCGGCCATGTCGATGGTACTCGGTGCTCTGGCGCTTTTGGGGCTGGGTATCTTCGGGCCCGGTATTGCCTCGGGTCTGGTCTCAGGTGCACCTCAACTCGGTGCCGGGGCTGCACTTGGAACGGCCGGTGCAGCCGCCGGGGCGACGCTTTTGGTCGGTGGTGCTGCTTTGAGTGGTGTCGGAGCGGTTGCCGGGGGTGGTCTGGTTGCCCTGCGCGCGGCAACTGCACTTGGCGCTGGGGTCACAACGTCCTTTCAGGTGGGACGTGCCGCCTCGGGGGCGTCCGGTCTGGCCGGGACTGCTGCCGGTATGGGCGGTGTTGCCCGTGCGGCTGGAGGCAAGGCAAGTCAAACCGTGCGCTCCGTGTCGGATCGCGCCGTCAAAACACTGAAGCTGGAGGCCGAGAAGGGCAGGGCCGCGGCCTGGGCTGCAACCGGTGGCGCGCCTGCCGGATCGGCAAGCTTTCGTGCCTCCAACAGCAATAGCGCAACCGCGCCCTACTGGGCGCGACGTCTGCGTCATGAACAGAACATGCGAGCCCATCGGCATTCGACCGCGCAGGCCGTGCGCGATGGTGATCGCCCCGGTTCTGGCGCCAATCCGTCTCTCGATGAAAAGGGGGAATAG
- the trbJ gene encoding P-type conjugative transfer protein TrbJ has product MKRIMFKAISIVLPALFWSHVALAAWPVFDATNFAQNILQASRALEQINNQIRSLQNQATMLQNMARNLERLDYSSASQMMSALDRIDGLMMQADGIGFDVAELDLQLARQYPDSYEDTLKASDAARAARERWQNTMTAYRKSLRLQAGLAGNIQQDRQLLNDLVARSQGAPGALAAQQTANQLLALSTKQQMQIQSMLIAQQRAETQDRARKAQSEESGRALTQRFLGTSSVYDE; this is encoded by the coding sequence ATGAAACGCATCATGTTCAAAGCCATTTCAATTGTTTTGCCAGCTCTGTTCTGGAGCCATGTGGCCCTTGCCGCCTGGCCGGTATTTGATGCAACGAACTTCGCCCAGAACATCCTGCAGGCCAGCCGGGCGCTGGAACAGATCAACAACCAGATCCGCTCGCTTCAGAACCAGGCGACGATGTTGCAGAACATGGCGCGCAATCTCGAACGGCTGGATTATTCCTCCGCCAGCCAGATGATGAGTGCGCTCGACCGGATCGATGGCTTGATGATGCAGGCCGACGGGATCGGGTTTGATGTTGCCGAACTCGATCTGCAACTCGCCCGGCAATATCCCGACAGCTATGAGGACACCCTCAAAGCCAGTGACGCGGCGCGTGCTGCACGAGAGCGCTGGCAAAACACCATGACGGCCTATCGCAAAAGCCTGCGTTTGCAGGCCGGGCTTGCCGGCAATATCCAGCAGGACCGTCAGTTGCTCAATGATCTGGTGGCGCGAAGTCAGGGCGCTCCCGGGGCATTGGCCGCCCAGCAGACCGCCAATCAGTTGCTGGCGCTTTCGACAAAGCAGCAGATGCAGATCCAGTCGATGCTGATCGCCCAGCAACGGGCGGAAACCCAGGATCGGGCGCGGAAGGCCCAGAGTGAGGAAAGCGGGCGGGCTTTGACCCAACGTTTCCTCGGCACATCCAGTGTTTATGACGAATAA
- the trbE gene encoding conjugal transfer protein TrbE: protein MLNLAEYRNKNECLADLLPWAALVAPGIILNKDGSFQRTFRFRGPDLESATEAELVGFCARVNNVLKRLGSGWALFFEASRSEAETYPVSDFPDPASWLVDEERRAAFAEARQGAHFESRYYLTLLFIPPPDLQSRGTKLFVETGRKEEGRNWRLELERFTEDTERVLDLLAGFMPEVVPLDDDETLAFLHDTVSTKHHPVHAPEIPVYLDAILADTPLVGGLEPMLGDWHLRSITILGFPDTTRPGVLDALNHQDFAYRWVSRYIPLDRTDANRVLTRLRRQWFAKRKSVAAILREVMTNEASALVDSDADNKAVDADAALQALGGDHVGFGYLTVTVTVFDSDLQAVEDKIRTVERIVNGHGFTTIRETINAVEAWLGSLPGHVYANVRQPLIHTLNLAHLTPLSAVWAGPMGNAHLSEVTGQFCPPLFYAQTSGTTPFRFSTHIGDVGHMLIVGPTGAGKSVLLALMAMQFRRYPDAQIYMFDKGNSARAAVLAMGGEHYPLGASEGLSFQPLREIDDPTIRSWAADWIAMLLDHEKVRVTPEIKDMVWSALSSLASAPVAERTLTGLVMLLQSNAIKAALQPYTLEGPLGYLLDAAEDRLTLSDIHCFETEELMNRAGAVLPVLTWLFHRLEARFDGRPSLLILDEAWIYLDNPLFAARIREWLKVLRKRNVSVIFATQSLADIADSTIAPAIIESCPQRIFLPNDRAIEPQAREAYEHFGLNSRQIDLIAQATPKRHYYLQSRQGNRLFELGLGPIALALCGASDPAAQKRIDQILADHGHTDFAQHFLAARGLDWAGDLIGQFSRTGEAS, encoded by the coding sequence ATGCTAAACCTTGCCGAATATCGCAACAAGAATGAGTGTCTCGCCGATCTCCTGCCATGGGCGGCTCTGGTCGCACCGGGGATTATCCTGAACAAGGATGGCAGCTTTCAGCGGACATTTCGGTTTCGGGGGCCCGATCTCGAAAGTGCGACCGAGGCCGAACTGGTCGGGTTCTGTGCGCGGGTCAATAATGTGCTCAAACGTCTCGGCTCGGGCTGGGCGCTGTTCTTCGAGGCAAGCCGAAGCGAGGCCGAGACCTATCCGGTGTCTGACTTTCCCGATCCGGCCTCATGGCTGGTCGATGAGGAACGCCGGGCCGCCTTTGCCGAGGCACGTCAGGGGGCACATTTCGAAAGCCGCTATTATCTGACCTTGCTGTTCATACCGCCGCCTGATCTCCAGTCACGCGGCACAAAGCTGTTTGTGGAAACCGGCCGGAAGGAAGAAGGACGGAACTGGCGGCTGGAGCTGGAACGCTTCACCGAGGATACGGAGCGGGTGCTGGACCTGCTGGCGGGCTTCATGCCCGAGGTCGTGCCGTTGGATGACGACGAGACGCTGGCGTTTCTCCATGATACCGTCTCGACCAAACACCATCCGGTGCATGCGCCCGAGATTCCGGTCTATCTTGATGCCATCCTGGCCGATACGCCGCTTGTGGGTGGTCTTGAGCCGATGCTGGGTGATTGGCATCTGCGCAGCATCACCATACTGGGTTTTCCCGATACGACCCGTCCCGGCGTGCTGGATGCGCTCAATCATCAGGATTTTGCTTATCGCTGGGTCTCACGTTACATACCTCTGGACCGTACTGACGCCAATAGAGTCCTGACCCGCCTGCGCCGGCAATGGTTCGCCAAGCGCAAATCGGTTGCCGCCATTCTGCGTGAGGTGATGACCAATGAGGCGTCAGCACTTGTTGATAGTGATGCGGACAACAAGGCGGTGGATGCCGATGCCGCCCTGCAGGCGCTGGGCGGTGATCATGTCGGGTTCGGTTATCTGACGGTTACGGTGACGGTCTTCGATTCTGATCTTCAGGCCGTCGAGGACAAGATCAGAACGGTCGAGCGGATCGTCAATGGGCATGGTTTCACAACAATCCGCGAGACGATTAATGCGGTCGAAGCCTGGCTTGGCAGTCTGCCGGGCCACGTCTATGCCAATGTGCGCCAGCCTTTGATCCACACGCTTAATCTGGCCCATCTCACACCACTCTCGGCGGTCTGGGCCGGGCCGATGGGTAATGCGCATCTCTCCGAGGTTACCGGGCAGTTCTGTCCACCATTGTTTTATGCACAAACCTCGGGGACCACACCCTTTCGCTTTTCCACACATATCGGCGATGTCGGGCATATGCTGATTGTCGGGCCGACCGGGGCGGGCAAGTCGGTTCTGCTCGCCCTGATGGCGATGCAGTTTCGCCGTTACCCCGATGCGCAGATCTATATGTTCGATAAGGGCAACTCGGCCCGCGCCGCGGTACTTGCCATGGGTGGGGAGCATTATCCGCTTGGCGCCAGTGAAGGCCTGTCTTTTCAGCCGCTACGCGAGATCGACGATCCGACGATTCGAAGCTGGGCGGCGGACTGGATTGCGATGCTGCTTGATCACGAGAAGGTCCGTGTGACGCCCGAGATCAAGGATATGGTCTGGTCAGCCCTTTCCAGTCTGGCAAGTGCGCCGGTCGCGGAACGGACGCTCACCGGTCTTGTCATGCTTTTACAGTCCAATGCGATCAAGGCAGCGCTTCAGCCTTATACGCTGGAAGGCCCGCTTGGCTATCTGCTTGATGCCGCCGAAGACCGGCTAACACTCTCTGATATCCATTGTTTTGAGACCGAGGAACTGATGAACCGGGCCGGGGCGGTGCTGCCGGTTCTGACCTGGCTGTTTCATCGGCTGGAAGCGCGGTTTGATGGTCGCCCGAGCCTGCTCATTCTCGATGAGGCCTGGATCTATCTCGATAACCCGCTGTTTGCCGCGCGGATTCGTGAATGGCTCAAGGTTCTGCGCAAACGCAATGTTTCGGTGATCTTCGCCACCCAGTCGCTGGCAGATATCGCGGATTCAACCATTGCACCAGCCATCATCGAAAGTTGCCCGCAGCGGATCTTCCTGCCCAATGACCGGGCCATCGAACCGCAGGCGAGAGAGGCCTATGAGCACTTCGGTTTGAATAGTCGTCAGATCGACCTGATCGCCCAGGCCACACCCAAACGTCACTATTACCTGCAATCCAGACAAGGTAACCGGCTGTTTGAGCTCGGGCTCGGCCCGATCGCTCTGGCCCTGTGTGGGGCCTCGGACCCGGCCGCACAGAAACGCATTGATCAGATTCTGGCCGATCACGGGCATACGGATTTTGCCCAACACTTCCTCGCGGCCAGAGGGCTGGACTGGGCCGGGGATCTGATCGGGCAGTTTTCCCGAACAGGAGAAGCCTCATGA
- a CDS encoding VirB3 family type IV secretion system protein yields MRDDRSVEGFDIPVHRALTEPIFLGGAPRSVAILNGTFAAAIGLGLQQWVAGLGLFFIGQTLAVFAAKRDPDFLPVLARHLRQRRWWRC; encoded by the coding sequence ATGCGTGATGATCGATCCGTCGAGGGGTTTGATATCCCGGTCCATCGGGCACTGACCGAGCCGATCTTTCTCGGTGGCGCACCGCGTTCGGTCGCAATCCTGAATGGCACGTTTGCGGCGGCCATCGGGCTTGGCCTGCAGCAATGGGTTGCCGGGTTGGGGTTGTTCTTTATCGGCCAGACACTGGCAGTGTTTGCTGCCAAGCGTGATCCGGATTTTTTACCGGTCCTCGCCCGCCATCTGCGCCAGAGGAGATGGTGGCGATGCTAA
- a CDS encoding TrbC/VirB2 family protein, with translation MSARHCALSRTLPSAFCLAVVMLIALAPDAMAAGSGMPWEEPLQRILESVQGPVAKIVAVIIIIVTGLTLAFGETSGGFRRLIQIVFGLSIAFAASSFFLSFFSFGGGALI, from the coding sequence ATGTCTGCAAGACATTGCGCATTATCACGCACTCTCCCGTCAGCTTTCTGTCTGGCGGTAGTCATGCTGATCGCTCTGGCACCCGATGCCATGGCTGCCGGTTCGGGTATGCCGTGGGAAGAGCCGTTGCAGCGCATTCTGGAATCCGTTCAGGGACCGGTGGCCAAGATCGTTGCGGTGATCATCATCATCGTCACCGGTCTGACCCTGGCCTTCGGCGAAACCTCCGGCGGGTTTCGGCGCCTGATCCAGATCGTATTTGGCCTGTCGATCGCCTTTGCCGCCAGTTCCTTCTTCCTGTCCTTCTTCTCGTTTGGTGGTGGGGCGCTGATCTGA
- the trbB gene encoding P-type conjugative transfer ATPase TrbB, translating into MNTVSEQRRRDMLRSALGSPISEALKDPAVIEIMVNPDGKLWLDRLGQGCIDTGVVIHPAEAERIIRLVASHIRTETHADQPIVSAELPAQTNAVGGERFEGLLPPVVRAPCFTIRKPAERIYTLADYVRDRIALPLQADALRKAVRDRRNILIVGGTSSGKTTLANTLLAEIADCEDRVILIEDTRELQCAARDCVALRTRRDLVSLSDLVRSTLRLRPDRIIVGEVRGPEALDMLKAWNTGHPGGLATVHANSAHAALYRIEQLVQEVVTVVPRHLIAEAIDLVVFISGRGPARRIETIATLNGLDGNGDYALTPLSLPRLQSI; encoded by the coding sequence ATGAACACCGTCTCCGAACAGCGCCGACGCGACATGCTGCGATCCGCACTGGGCAGCCCGATCTCTGAAGCGCTCAAGGATCCGGCCGTGATCGAGATCATGGTCAATCCGGATGGCAAGCTGTGGCTGGACCGGCTGGGGCAGGGCTGCATCGATACAGGGGTGGTTATCCACCCGGCCGAGGCGGAACGGATCATCCGTCTGGTGGCATCACATATCCGCACAGAAACCCATGCTGATCAGCCGATCGTCAGCGCCGAACTTCCGGCTCAAACCAATGCCGTCGGTGGCGAACGTTTCGAGGGATTATTGCCGCCCGTCGTACGAGCCCCCTGTTTTACCATCCGCAAACCGGCCGAACGCATCTACACACTCGCCGATTATGTCCGTGACCGGATCGCGCTGCCACTGCAGGCCGATGCCCTGCGCAAGGCAGTACGTGATCGCAGGAACATCCTGATTGTCGGCGGGACCTCATCTGGCAAAACCACACTGGCCAATACGCTGCTCGCCGAGATCGCCGATTGTGAGGATCGGGTGATCCTGATCGAGGATACGCGTGAGCTGCAATGTGCCGCACGTGATTGCGTGGCGCTGCGGACCCGGCGCGATTTGGTGTCGCTGTCCGATCTGGTGCGCTCGACCCTGCGCCTGCGGCCTGACCGGATCATTGTTGGCGAGGTGCGGGGACCGGAAGCGCTCGACATGCTCAAGGCCTGGAATACAGGTCACCCCGGCGGTCTTGCGACCGTGCATGCCAACTCCGCCCATGCCGCACTCTATCGTATCGAGCAACTGGTGCAGGAAGTGGTCACGGTCGTGCCGCGTCACCTGATTGCCGAGGCGATTGATCTGGTGGTGTTCATCTCCGGACGTGGCCCGGCGCGCAGGATCGAGACCATCGCCACCCTCAATGGCCTGGATGGCAATGGCGATTACGCCCTGACCCCGCTCTCTCTTCCTCGCCTGCAATCGATCTGA
- a CDS encoding CopG family transcriptional regulator has protein sequence MKPRHNIYIDADTSAELEALAARPGTSKSAIIGDALRHYLRHRGANALDEALRIRLDRLSRESALVRRDIDVLTESLAFFVRLYLTFNAHTPVPDKATQAVANERYQKFIEQVGRQIAGGRKSFESDETEAEQ, from the coding sequence ATGAAGCCGCGTCACAACATCTATATCGATGCCGACACTAGTGCCGAACTTGAAGCACTGGCTGCACGCCCGGGCACCTCCAAATCGGCGATCATCGGCGATGCCCTGCGTCATTATCTCCGTCATCGCGGTGCCAATGCCCTTGATGAAGCTTTGCGCATTCGCCTGGACCGCCTCAGCCGCGAGAGTGCCTTGGTCCGTCGGGATATCGACGTCCTGACAGAAAGCCTTGCTTTCTTCGTGCGGCTCTATCTCACCTTCAATGCGCATACCCCGGTGCCGGACAAGGCCACCCAGGCGGTGGCCAATGAGCGCTATCAGAAATTCATCGAACAGGTCGGCCGCCAGATTGCCGGTGGACGCAAATCGTTCGAGAGCGACGAGACGGAGGCGGAACAATGA
- a CDS encoding tyrosine-type recombinase/integrase → MTAHTVHIQGFIDHCRSIKSLSTNTIKAYQQDLNIFGNFLNQKTSPEAVTSEKIIDFIEYLRVKRQNGPATVRRRWICIRKYFSWMAGQGFLSPSPCDNLPVRIQLPKRLPRALSEPQVSRMLMATKSSASTGRKTEFQKPSNMQLSTDLALRLMIATGIRVGELSSLRLEDVSTDGERYRIRGKGSRERIVYVMNPSLQERLRSYMSARYSDGSKPSSSFFVNRNGSTLTPQTLRLRIKKLAELSQSETRITPHSFRHTAATMLLEKGVDIRFVQKLLGHSTISTTEIYTHVSDQSLRNVLQNADPVALFG, encoded by the coding sequence ATGACCGCTCACACAGTCCACATTCAAGGTTTTATCGATCATTGCAGGTCGATCAAATCGCTCTCAACCAACACCATCAAAGCGTATCAACAGGACCTGAATATCTTCGGAAATTTCCTTAATCAGAAAACCTCACCTGAGGCTGTGACCTCTGAAAAGATAATAGATTTTATAGAGTATCTGAGGGTTAAACGGCAAAATGGCCCCGCAACCGTCCGACGTCGATGGATTTGTATTCGCAAGTATTTTTCGTGGATGGCGGGTCAGGGATTTCTTTCCCCTTCTCCATGCGACAATTTGCCTGTTCGCATCCAGTTACCCAAACGGTTACCAAGAGCTTTAAGCGAACCACAAGTTTCCAGAATGCTGATGGCGACAAAATCTTCTGCTTCAACGGGGAGGAAGACGGAGTTTCAGAAGCCTTCAAACATGCAGCTTTCAACAGATCTGGCACTTCGACTGATGATCGCAACCGGGATCAGAGTTGGAGAACTCTCCTCTTTACGTCTGGAGGATGTTTCCACAGATGGCGAGAGATATCGCATTCGGGGCAAAGGCAGCCGTGAACGCATTGTCTATGTGATGAACCCGTCTCTTCAAGAGAGACTCCGAAGCTATATGAGTGCCCGTTACTCGGACGGAAGCAAACCATCATCAAGTTTCTTTGTGAATAGAAACGGATCCACTCTGACCCCACAAACACTTCGTCTCAGAATTAAGAAACTTGCAGAGCTGTCGCAATCAGAAACCCGGATCACACCACATTCATTCCGCCACACAGCAGCAACCATGCTGCTTGAAAAAGGAGTGGATATCCGGTTTGTGCAGAAATTGTTGGGTCACAGCACAATCTCTACAACCGAAATCTATACGCATGTGAGTGATCAGAGCTTGCGGAATGTGCTGCAAAATGCCGACCCAGTCGCTCTTTTTGGATAG
- a CDS encoding AAA family ATPase codes for MVNEQVAHVLEHDKIATAGAESLQAGATKLLLAGESGCGKTSVATSIFSRLSETHHVLTFFADEERQTQSYYVFHQLKRNDLNARRLSRALEIGREWVYEEVPFAKQLHSLVDLVSSLRQQETLDVIAKEVDDVAEGVINLLSAMSKSRPLLLFVDDLQYLDAQSSRLLLRLLKKGRNWPNQVKILATLNNTAIENHPLPVPQAKLMRELFPQIHVPKCHRDQFGALLQAFGLKSPIATHELNMLYDCSGAHLEIVRTFIEDANLRGISTTSLPIETTDALVTILQRYLTESGFSGSDSETILAAAAICGQNIVAEEVACVSGADLPEVARSIETAMRWKLLEENLGGPRFRHEITRHYFERNHHSDRLRLHATYARCLQKMRPAEFGLHFNHLRKAGLIHDAGVAYCLWTIRSAVMHTVADLPELDWSAPSWQRAQYLGRTLNEILKAIDLYREGQYELARKQLLVIDDAVPDQLMAERDGLMAMCLLQSLEQADRARAATLLEPWRDKLQQASDTWVRLMISLMFAQIQLSQFSEARQLEREVLRRLQKYRLHDEGVRHLLNRFRAASCMLHAHEIALPRTERLIEEMENLPVGERYIENNTYFVALTNASSLELTAGNYEKSAKYAERGLKLRGTAPTSKFQSFVPALSNLLVAHALARPSQIENIVSVYESTGKIKPEDEDNLLYRNNQASVLIMAGRFKQAKEMLTEDYLSMKVMPDCDGYFFFFTTQNLALTEYLTGNLENAISLLDESSEREDDLLPDCISYLVQRTRYIRDIWESNAKLTLSEQNGLLTDKANVKGRIGPCWPFYGRLPLFTPIEIWSLM; via the coding sequence ATGGTGAATGAGCAAGTTGCTCACGTATTGGAGCATGACAAGATTGCTACTGCGGGGGCTGAATCTCTGCAGGCCGGTGCCACCAAACTATTATTGGCTGGAGAGAGTGGCTGTGGGAAGACCAGCGTTGCAACCAGTATTTTTTCGCGCCTAAGCGAAACACATCACGTTCTTACATTCTTCGCAGATGAGGAGCGTCAAACACAGTCTTATTATGTATTCCACCAACTGAAACGTAATGACTTGAATGCTCGTCGTTTAAGTCGTGCGTTAGAGATTGGTAGAGAATGGGTATATGAGGAGGTGCCGTTTGCCAAACAACTTCATTCGCTTGTGGATTTGGTTAGTTCCTTGCGTCAACAAGAGACGCTTGATGTCATTGCAAAGGAAGTTGACGATGTTGCTGAGGGAGTTATCAACCTTCTGTCAGCCATGTCGAAATCTCGACCACTCCTACTTTTTGTAGATGATCTCCAGTATCTCGATGCTCAGTCGTCAAGACTACTGCTTCGGTTATTAAAAAAGGGGCGAAATTGGCCAAATCAAGTCAAAATTCTTGCAACGCTAAACAATACGGCAATAGAGAATCATCCCTTACCCGTGCCACAAGCCAAACTAATGAGGGAACTGTTCCCACAAATACATGTACCAAAATGTCACCGCGACCAGTTCGGCGCGTTACTTCAGGCTTTTGGACTTAAATCGCCTATCGCAACACACGAGTTAAATATGCTCTACGATTGCTCCGGAGCGCATTTGGAGATCGTACGCACCTTTATAGAAGATGCAAATCTTCGGGGGATATCTACAACGTCGCTGCCCATTGAGACTACAGATGCGCTGGTAACTATATTGCAGAGATATTTAACTGAATCTGGTTTCTCCGGCAGTGATTCCGAGACGATATTGGCCGCTGCCGCAATCTGTGGACAAAATATTGTAGCAGAGGAGGTCGCTTGCGTTAGCGGTGCTGACCTTCCAGAGGTTGCACGCAGTATTGAAACTGCAATGCGATGGAAATTGCTCGAAGAAAATCTCGGAGGGCCGCGCTTCCGACACGAAATCACTCGTCACTATTTTGAGCGCAATCATCATTCGGACAGACTAAGATTACACGCGACCTATGCCCGATGCCTTCAAAAAATGAGGCCTGCAGAATTTGGGCTGCATTTTAATCATTTGCGAAAGGCAGGTTTAATTCATGATGCTGGCGTTGCCTATTGCCTTTGGACTATCCGTTCTGCCGTAATGCATACGGTGGCCGACTTACCAGAATTGGATTGGTCGGCACCTTCCTGGCAGAGAGCCCAATATCTAGGACGTACACTTAACGAAATTCTTAAAGCCATCGATCTCTATCGAGAAGGGCAATATGAACTCGCACGCAAACAGCTTTTGGTGATTGATGATGCTGTACCAGACCAGCTAATGGCAGAACGCGATGGTTTGATGGCCATGTGTTTGTTGCAAAGTCTGGAACAAGCGGATCGAGCGAGGGCAGCGACCTTACTAGAACCTTGGCGAGACAAGCTACAGCAAGCAAGCGACACTTGGGTCCGGCTTATGATATCGCTAATGTTTGCTCAAATTCAGTTGAGTCAGTTCTCGGAGGCGAGACAATTAGAACGAGAGGTTCTAAGACGTCTTCAGAAATATCGCCTTCATGACGAAGGCGTTCGCCATTTGCTCAACAGGTTCCGTGCTGCGAGCTGCATGCTTCATGCGCACGAAATAGCCTTGCCGAGAACGGAACGGCTGATTGAAGAAATGGAGAACCTACCAGTTGGAGAAAGATATATAGAGAACAATACTTATTTTGTTGCTCTGACCAATGCCTCATCTCTTGAATTGACAGCAGGAAATTACGAAAAATCTGCCAAATATGCAGAGCGTGGATTAAAGCTTAGGGGAACGGCTCCGACCAGCAAATTTCAATCTTTTGTACCTGCGTTAAGCAACCTGCTAGTCGCTCATGCCCTTGCCCGTCCATCTCAGATAGAGAATATCGTCTCGGTTTATGAAAGCACGGGAAAGATAAAGCCTGAAGATGAGGACAATCTTCTATATCGTAACAATCAAGCAAGTGTTCTGATTATGGCTGGGCGTTTCAAGCAGGCCAAGGAAATGCTGACGGAAGATTATCTATCAATGAAGGTGATGCCGGATTGCGATGGATATTTCTTCTTCTTCACCACACAAAATCTTGCACTAACCGAGTATCTAACTGGTAATTTAGAGAATGCGATATCTCTATTAGATGAATCTAGCGAGAGGGAAGATGATCTCTTGCCAGACTGTATAAGTTATCTTGTTCAACGTACCCGCTATATTCGGGATATCTGGGAATCCAACGCCAAGCTGACGTTGTCAGAACAGAACGGCCTCTTGACTGATAAGGCAAATGTTAAAGGGAGAATAGGCCCTTGTTGGCCGTTTTATGGGCGCCTGCCTTTATTCACCCCAATCGAAATTTGGTCTCTTATGTAG